A portion of the Simkania negevensis Z genome contains these proteins:
- a CDS encoding NUDIX hydrolase: protein MTTRTTAAVSVYLVLRRGEEVLLLLRQNTGFMDNQYGLVSGHVEADEPATEGMIREAYEEAGIRLKPENLRVAHIMHRQSGRLNVDIFFECTNWDGEIQNREPHKCAELKFFSLRSPPKNLIGYVHDALRAIEKKSFYSESGWNL from the coding sequence ATGACAACACGTACAACTGCCGCAGTCAGCGTTTATTTGGTCTTAAGAAGGGGCGAGGAAGTCCTTTTGCTTCTCCGTCAAAATACCGGCTTCATGGACAATCAATATGGACTTGTGTCGGGACATGTGGAAGCAGATGAGCCCGCAACTGAAGGAATGATAAGAGAAGCTTATGAAGAAGCGGGAATACGCCTCAAGCCTGAAAATTTGCGGGTAGCTCATATCATGCACCGTCAATCTGGTCGGCTGAATGTAGACATCTTCTTCGAATGCACGAATTGGGACGGAGAGATTCAAAACCGAGAGCCTCACAAATGCGCGGAGCTCAAGTTTTTCTCACTTCGCTCCCCTCCTAAAAACCTCATCGGCTATGTCCATGATGCACTGAGGGCCATCGAAAAAAAATCCTTTTATTCTGAATCTGGGTGGAACCTATGA
- a CDS encoding alpha/beta fold hydrolase translates to MKKLLSIFLSLLMLPLFAGGQIAKTSGIDIWYETFGKPTDPAMLLIMGGCCQGILWPEEFCEQLAAEGFYVIRYDHRDTGASTCFDFEKNPYDLGNIAIDALHLLDYLKIEKAHLFGLSMGGPVAGLMAQKQPERILSIALISTSPDFRPLNLALEKKPTEEGLLSTPTQEYLDIMALFLENPPETQEEMLEARVKTWQYLLSSHLPFNEKRERELQAEFLKRMRHPEVLANHIKANMLSENLVREAFCDLEIPVVIFHGTVDPIFPADHGQALADEIKGSKLLLIPNMGHGIHETLYPLYIQEIKSSSLRDR, encoded by the coding sequence ATGAAAAAGCTTCTTTCAATTTTTCTATCTTTACTGATGCTTCCTCTTTTTGCAGGAGGCCAAATTGCAAAAACATCAGGAATCGACATTTGGTACGAGACTTTTGGCAAGCCTACAGACCCTGCCATGCTACTAATTATGGGCGGATGTTGTCAGGGAATCTTATGGCCAGAAGAATTTTGTGAGCAACTTGCAGCTGAAGGATTCTATGTCATTCGCTACGACCACCGAGATACAGGAGCTTCGACTTGTTTTGATTTTGAGAAAAACCCATACGACTTAGGGAATATCGCGATTGATGCCCTCCATCTCCTCGATTACCTGAAGATTGAAAAAGCGCACCTCTTTGGGCTTTCTATGGGAGGGCCGGTTGCAGGTTTAATGGCGCAGAAACAGCCTGAAAGAATCTTAAGCATTGCCCTCATTTCCACCTCTCCAGACTTTCGCCCTCTCAACTTAGCATTGGAAAAAAAGCCTACTGAAGAAGGACTTCTTTCAACGCCCACTCAAGAATATTTGGACATCATGGCTCTCTTTTTAGAAAACCCACCTGAAACACAAGAAGAGATGTTAGAAGCTCGCGTTAAAACGTGGCAGTATTTACTTAGCTCGCACCTCCCGTTTAATGAAAAGCGGGAAAGAGAGCTCCAAGCAGAATTTTTAAAGCGGATGCGCCACCCTGAAGTATTGGCAAATCACATCAAAGCCAATATGCTCTCTGAAAATCTTGTACGCGAAGCTTTTTGCGATCTTGAAATTCCGGTGGTTATCTTTCATGGAACAGTTGACCCTATATTTCCTGCAGATCATGGGCAGGCTCTTGCTGATGAGATTAAAGGTTCAAAATTGCTACTCATTCCCAACATGGGACATGGGATTCATGAAACCCTCTATCCTCTCTACATTCAGGAAATCAAGTCTTCTTCCTTAAGAGACAGATAA